A region of the Denitrificimonas caeni genome:
GAGCATTGGTTAAGATCGGTCAATCAAGTTTAAAAGTATGAGCTGTCGTTTTAAAATAACAATTAACGCTAATGATAATGATTGCTATTTGTATGGCGGTTTGTTAAATTTGCTCGCACACAAAACCTCACTAAGGGCAAAGCATGAAAAACTTAATCAAGGGTGCAGTACTAGCGGTTAGCTTGGCAGTTGCAGGGGTTGCCGTTGCCGATGCTGAACGTCCAGATCACTTTAAAGGCGTGGCATCACCTGACCTGCAAACTGCAGTAGCAAACTTTTCTGAGTACAATAATCGTCTTGAAACAGCACTGGCTGCTGAGTTGACCAATGAAAACCTGCAGGCTATCCATGAGCTGACCTACACTTTAGAAAATGCTCTGGAAAAAATTAACAGCGAGCTAGAAGAGCTGGCTGAAACATTAGAAGAGGTGCATATCGCCTCAGAAACCTACAAGCGTGATGACTTGCAGAAAGTTGCGCCGGTTTACTTAGAAACCGCACGTATCATCGTTAAGTAATGACTGCGCAGCCTCCGCTTTATACGACATAAGACGGAGGAACTGTTGTCGCAGGGTGTTTTAATCTAGGTATACTTAGTCTGCTCACGATTAGCTTGGAGACTTCGTAACCATGTATGAACAGCACCGTTTTGGAATGCAGCTCACGCAATTATCCCGTGCGTGGCGTGCTGAACTGGATAGGCGCTTAGCTGAGCTTGGACTGTCTCAAGCACGCTGGTTAGTATTACTGCACTTGGCGCGGGACAAGGCTCTGCCCACGCAAGGTGAGTTGGCCTGCAGTGTTGGTGTTGAAAATCCCACCTTAGCTCGATTGCTAGATGCCTTAGAGGCACAGCAGCTCATCGAGCGGCAAACAGATGAGCAGGATCGTCGGGTTAAAAAAATTGCCCTGACCGACGCGGCAATCCCCTTAATTGCAGAAATCGAAGTGATTGCCACTGGATTACGCCGAGAAATTTTCGCGGGTTTGACTGAGCAAGACATTCAAACCTGTCAGCAAATACATGCGCAAATGTTGGCAAATTTAGAAAAGAATACATGAAACGAGATCTTGCCAGTTTAAACGCACGTTTTGGCGCCCTGTACCGTGTCTGGTTATTAGGTGTACTGATGTTGGGCAGCATGGTAATGGTGTTGTCCTCGACCAGCATTAACGTGGCACTACCGGCCATTATGGATGAGTTTAGTATGGGCCGTCCGCTGGCGCAGTGGTTGGCAACGGGTTTTCTCGCGGCAATGACTGCAGGCTTATTGCTGGCAGCTTGGGCACAGGCTAAGTTTGGCTCGCGCTTAACAGTGCAGTTCAGTATCGGTTTGTTTGTCGTATGCTCAGTGCTGGCGTTGATGGCCACCGCGGGTTGGCAACTGATTATCTTGCGTATTTTGCAAGGGGGCTCTGCGGGCATTATTCAGCCATTAGCAACAGTGCTTATTTTTCGCGTGTATGCCGGCGGTGGGCGTGGCGCAGCTTTAGGTATGTACGGCCTTGGCTTAATGATTGCACCGAGTATTGGGCCGACAGTGGGTGGTTATTTAGTCGATCATTTTGGTTGGATGTCTGCGTTCTGGTTACCTTTACCCGTATGTTTTGTGTTGATGCTAGCGGGGCATTGGCTCCTACCTGATGAGCAAAATCCCAACTCGAGACGCTTGGATGTGCTGTCTTTTGTCATGCTGACGACCGCCATCTTTGCTGGTCTTGCGGCTATTTCTGAAGGGCCACGGTATGCCTGGGGTGATTGGCGCGTTGTGACGCTTGCGCTGATTACTGCAGCCTGTGCACTGGTGTTTTTTATTCGCACGCTGCGCAGTAAAAAGCCCATTTTGCATTTGCGTTTATGGCGTTTGGCTGCTTTTCGACGTGCCAGCTGGGTAGCCTTGGCGTTAGGCTTAGGTCTGTATGGCTCGACCTATTTAATCCCATTATTTCTGCAAACTATCAACGGCTACAGCGCTGGTGACGCTGGGGTGTTGTTATTGCCGGCAGGTATTTTGCTTGGCTTAGCTTCCTTTGCGAGCGGCTGGCTGTGTGACCGCATCGCTATTGTTTGGCTGTTGTGTGCAGGCTTATTTCTCTTTGCCTTGTCAGCTGTGTGGTATGGCATTTGGGGGGCTAGCAGCGGTTTTTTATGGTTGTGTGTGATTGCCAGCTTAGGGCGCATGGGTATTGGCTTGATTATGCCAGCGTTGAGCATGGCTTCTTTGGACAGTCTCACTGTCGATGAGTTGCCCTATGGTGCTGGCGCTGTGACCTTTGTGCGGCAGTTGGGTGGGGCTTTTGGGATTAACTTATTAACCGTGTATCTAGAGTGGCAATATAAGTCGTTGGGCGGTGACTTTGTGGCCGAAACTCTGGCGTTTGAGCGTACTTTTATCGTGCTGGGCTTGGCTTTTCTACTGGCGTTATGGCCTGCGTGGCGCCTACGCAAGCTGCC
Encoded here:
- a CDS encoding DUF6746 family protein, whose amino-acid sequence is MKNLIKGAVLAVSLAVAGVAVADAERPDHFKGVASPDLQTAVANFSEYNNRLETALAAELTNENLQAIHELTYTLENALEKINSELEELAETLEEVHIASETYKRDDLQKVAPVYLETARIIVK
- a CDS encoding MarR family transcriptional regulator, with product MYEQHRFGMQLTQLSRAWRAELDRRLAELGLSQARWLVLLHLARDKALPTQGELACSVGVENPTLARLLDALEAQQLIERQTDEQDRRVKKIALTDAAIPLIAEIEVIATGLRREIFAGLTEQDIQTCQQIHAQMLANLEKNT
- a CDS encoding DHA2 family efflux MFS transporter permease subunit; its protein translation is MKRDLASLNARFGALYRVWLLGVLMLGSMVMVLSSTSINVALPAIMDEFSMGRPLAQWLATGFLAAMTAGLLLAAWAQAKFGSRLTVQFSIGLFVVCSVLALMATAGWQLIILRILQGGSAGIIQPLATVLIFRVYAGGGRGAALGMYGLGLMIAPSIGPTVGGYLVDHFGWMSAFWLPLPVCFVLMLAGHWLLPDEQNPNSRRLDVLSFVMLTTAIFAGLAAISEGPRYAWGDWRVVTLALITAACALVFFIRTLRSKKPILHLRLWRLAAFRRASWVALALGLGLYGSTYLIPLFLQTINGYSAGDAGVLLLPAGILLGLASFASGWLCDRIAIVWLLCAGLFLFALSAVWYGIWGASSGFLWLCVIASLGRMGIGLIMPALSMASLDSLTVDELPYGAGAVTFVRQLGGAFGINLLTVYLEWQYKSLGGDFVAETLAFERTFIVLGLAFLLALWPAWRLRKLPKPNKKSAV